In Ictalurus punctatus breed USDA103 chromosome 3, Coco_2.0, whole genome shotgun sequence, the following are encoded in one genomic region:
- the LOC108263761 gene encoding tandem C2 domains nuclear protein isoform X1: MAMECIKNCCRSFLVEEKEPEPQIITVRPFASLQEAEVRKSTFGVSEDYLLSKLPPDGKEIPFVLPSFRSSYVQPQGMQYSSYQPGLQGSARATYAERKAELSTVGQIAYDPTSPINLGHVISYVSPRTVRRPMLRVGHASAFDQSVKQRLSASMLDLSSPHGHIQRYDSVNSVQSSTSSFRDSFGSSRSIESSTVSSDDRERDLGKVCVRLSYQEAVEQVWITLVQCKDLCVYSDVGEQQRVGFKGVITMAKPVQFKTSVKEATPDVVFMETFVFTLNLEQLHGCALVLRLQTHTPRKRTQGECVLSLRTLASQETEHWLDLSPPCKTHFVNYSTTLAGLSRRAPVIHLLPAGQQPNPAPDPHRPEPTIIIIIPHTEFLRESRDVQRRTLYNEKEDEAGKAVRRAGAVGGVRAPAGHRSGLQHPAVGQTLQPWIYTQEVPARTGRPGFRQLVTGRREAVDRLHHTPRESGYGMAQTEPLLRE, translated from the exons ATGGCGATGGAATGCATTAAAAACTGCTGCAGGAGTTTTCTGGTGGAGGAGAAAGAACCAGAGCCTCAGA TCATTACAGTTCGACCCTTTGCATCGCTGCAAGAGGCCGAAGTCAGGAAAAGTACGTTTGGCGTCTCGGAGGATTATCTTCTTTCCAAACTGCCTCCCGATGGCAAAGAAATACCCTTCGTACTCCCTTCGTTCAGATCTTCCTACGTACAGCCACAAGGGATGCAGTACTCCAGCTACCAGCCCGGACTACAGG GTTCAGCAAGAGCCACGTATGCAGAGAGGAAGGCGGAGCTATCTACTGTGGGTCAAATCGCATATGACCCCACGTCCCCGATTAACCTGGGTCATGTGATCAGCTACGTATCCCCGAGGACCGTGAGACGACCCATGCTGAGAGTCGGACACGCATCAG CCTTCGACCAGAGCGTGAAGCAGAGACTCAGCGCCTCCATGTTGGATCTGTCGAGTCCTCACGGCCACATTCAG cgcTATGACTCAGTGAACAGTGTCCAGAGCAGCACGTCCTCCTTTCGGGATTCCTTTGGAAGCAGCCGTAGCATAG aatccAGCACAGTGTCGAGTGATGACCGGGAGCGGGATTTGgggaaggtgtgtgtgcgtctgaGCTACCAGGAGGCGGTGGAGCAGGTGTGGATCACACTGGTGCAG TGCAaggatctgtgtgtgtattccgATGTTGGCGAGCAGCAGAGGGTTGGCTTTAAAGGGGTCATCACCATGGCAAAACCTGTACAGTTTAAGACTTCAGTAAAAGAGGCGACACCA gACGTGGTGTTTATGGAGACGTTCGTATTCACTCTAAACCTGGAGCAGCTGCACGGTTGCGCCCTGGTGCTGCGACTGCAGACACACACCCCTCGCAAGCGCACGCAGGGCGAGTGTGTGTTATCTCTCCGGACGCTCGCGTCGCAGGAGACCGAGCACTGGCTGGACCTGAGTCCACCCTGCAAGACGCAC TTTGTGAACTATTCTACAACCCTCGCAg GTTTGTCACGCCGAGCTCCAGTTATCCACCTGCTTCCAGCCGGTCAGCAGCCGAATCCAGCTCCAGATCCTCACCGCCCAGAAcctaccatcatcatcatcattcctCACACAGA GTTTCTTCGTGAAAGTCGAGATGTTCAGCGACGGACGCTTTACAATGAAAAGGAAGACGAAGCTGGCAAAGCCGTCCGGAGGGCAGGTGCAGTGGGCGGAGTCCGTGCTCCTGCCGGTCACCGGTCAGGATTACAACATCCAGCTGTCGGTCAAACTCTACAGCCGTGGATCTATACGCAGGAAGTACCTGCTCGGACAG GTCGTCCTGGGTTTCGACAGCTCGTCACCGGACGCCGTGAAGCAGTGGACCGACTCCATCACACACCCAGAGAGAGTGGTTACGGCATGGCACAGACTGAGCCACtcctgagagagtga
- the fbln5 gene encoding fibulin-5, which produces MLSALVFLLCCFQPGKSQRCTEGFAYDVRSRLCIDVDECRTVPGACRGDMRCVNQNGGYLCLPQGLYSQPFAGAESPSYTEPLYPDSSVGFPEQFPPPPISPGAGSGPGPSYPIVGRSSAPCILGYTLGEDGTCVDIDECEARSHQCNPTQVCINTAGGYSCSCTEGYWLVAGQCQDIDECRYGYCQQLCANLPGSYSCSCNPGFNLNTDSRTCEDIDECGTNPCTHGCLNSYGSFMCNCDEGFELASDGTTCIDVDECSFSDFLCQHTCINTPGSFACTCPPGYYVFEDGRSCEDLNECESGNNTCTTAQVCFNFQGGYTCLDPLICEPPYIELSDNQCLCSAENPACRERPFTVLYRHMDLSSGRSVPADIFQMQATTRYPGAFYIFQIKSGNEGREFYMRQTSNVSATLVLARPIRGPRTVVLDLEMVTVNNVINFRGSSIIRLTIFVSEHPF; this is translated from the exons atgCTGTCAGCTTTGGTATTTTTGCTCTGCTGCTTCCAGCCTGGGAAGAGTCAG AGGTGCACCGAGGGGTTCGCGTACGACGTTCGCTCCAGGCTGTGCATCG ACGTGGACGAGTGCCGCACGGTGCCGGGTGCGTGCCGTGGTGACATGCGGTGTGTAAATCAGAACGGAGGTTACCTCTGCCTCCCCCAGGGCCTTTATTCTCAGCCGTTTGCCGGAGCCGAGTCTCCGTCCTACACCGAGCCACTGTACCCTGACAGCTCGGTGGGGTTTCCTGAGcagtttcctcctcctcctatcaGCCCCGGTGCCGGGTCCGGTCCCGGTCCGAGTTATCCCATAGTGGGCCGTTCCTCTGCCCCCTGCATCCTCGGCTACACGCTTGGAGAGGATGGCACCTGTGTTG ACATTGATGAGTGTGAGGCACGGTCCCATCAATGTAATCCCACACAGGTGTGTATAAACACAGCAGGGGGTTACTCCTGCTCCTGCACCGAGGGTTACTGGCTGGTGGCTGGACAATGCCAGG ATATTGATGAATGCCGCTATGGTTACTGCCAGCAGCTCTGTGCTAACCTGCCAGGTTCTTATTCCTGCTCTTGCAACCCGGGCTTCAACCTGAATACTGACAGTAGAACCTGTGAAG ATATAGACGAGTGTGGGACTAACCCCTGCACTCATGGATGTCTGAACTCATACGGCTCATTCATGTGCAACTGCGACGAAGGCTTCGAGCTCGCCTCCGACGGAACTACCTGCATCG ATGTGGATGAATGCAGTTTCTCAGACTTCCTGTGTCAGCACACGTGTATAAACACTCCGGGCTCGTTCGCGTGCACGTGTCCGCCCGGTTACTACGTCTTTGAGGATGGCCGGAGCTGCGAAG ACCTCAATGAATGTGAGTCTGGTAACAACACGTGTAcaacagcacaagtgtgtttCAATTTCCAGGGAGGGTACACATGTCTGGACCCCCTCATATGTGAACCGCCATACATAGAGCTCAGTGACAA tcagtgtttgtgttcGGCAGAGAACCCCGCCTGTCGAGAACGGCCTTTCACTGTTCTGTACCGCCACATGGACCTGTCCTCTGGGCGCAGCGTCCCTGCTGATATTTTTCAGATGCAGGCCACCACGCGCTACCCCGGGGCTTTCTACATCTTCCAGATCAAATCTGGCAACGAGGGCCGTGAGTTTTACATGCGG CAAACCAGCAACGTCAGCGCTACACTGGTCCTGGCTCGGCCAATCAGAGGACCCAGGACGGTCGTCCTGGACCTGGAAATGGTCACAGTCAACAACGTCATCAACTTCCGAGGCAGTTCCATCATCCGCCTCACAATATTCGTCTCTGAACACCCCTTCTGA
- the LOC108263761 gene encoding tandem C2 domains nuclear protein isoform X2 codes for MAMECIKNCCRSFLVEEKEPEPQIITVRPFASLQEAEVRKSTFGVSEDYLLSKLPPDGKEIPFVLPSFRSSYVQPQGMQYSSYQPGLQGSARATYAERKAELSTVGQIAYDPTSPINLGHVISYVSPRTVRRPMLRVGHASAFDQSVKQRLSASMLDLSSPHGHIQRYDSVNSVQSSTSSFRDSFGSSRSIESSTVSSDDRERDLGKVCVRLSYQEAVEQVWITLVQCKDLCVYSDVGEQQRVGFKGVITMAKPVQFKTSVKEATPDVVFMETFVFTLNLEQLHGCALVLRLQTHTPRKRTQGECVLSLRTLASQETEHWLDLSPPCKTHVCHAELQLSTCFQPVSSRIQLQILTAQNLPSSSSFLTQSFFVKVEMFSDGRFTMKRKTKLAKPSGGQVQWAESVLLPVTGQDYNIQLSVKLYSRGSIRRKYLLGQVVLGFDSSSPDAVKQWTDSITHPERVVTAWHRLSHS; via the exons ATGGCGATGGAATGCATTAAAAACTGCTGCAGGAGTTTTCTGGTGGAGGAGAAAGAACCAGAGCCTCAGA TCATTACAGTTCGACCCTTTGCATCGCTGCAAGAGGCCGAAGTCAGGAAAAGTACGTTTGGCGTCTCGGAGGATTATCTTCTTTCCAAACTGCCTCCCGATGGCAAAGAAATACCCTTCGTACTCCCTTCGTTCAGATCTTCCTACGTACAGCCACAAGGGATGCAGTACTCCAGCTACCAGCCCGGACTACAGG GTTCAGCAAGAGCCACGTATGCAGAGAGGAAGGCGGAGCTATCTACTGTGGGTCAAATCGCATATGACCCCACGTCCCCGATTAACCTGGGTCATGTGATCAGCTACGTATCCCCGAGGACCGTGAGACGACCCATGCTGAGAGTCGGACACGCATCAG CCTTCGACCAGAGCGTGAAGCAGAGACTCAGCGCCTCCATGTTGGATCTGTCGAGTCCTCACGGCCACATTCAG cgcTATGACTCAGTGAACAGTGTCCAGAGCAGCACGTCCTCCTTTCGGGATTCCTTTGGAAGCAGCCGTAGCATAG aatccAGCACAGTGTCGAGTGATGACCGGGAGCGGGATTTGgggaaggtgtgtgtgcgtctgaGCTACCAGGAGGCGGTGGAGCAGGTGTGGATCACACTGGTGCAG TGCAaggatctgtgtgtgtattccgATGTTGGCGAGCAGCAGAGGGTTGGCTTTAAAGGGGTCATCACCATGGCAAAACCTGTACAGTTTAAGACTTCAGTAAAAGAGGCGACACCA gACGTGGTGTTTATGGAGACGTTCGTATTCACTCTAAACCTGGAGCAGCTGCACGGTTGCGCCCTGGTGCTGCGACTGCAGACACACACCCCTCGCAAGCGCACGCAGGGCGAGTGTGTGTTATCTCTCCGGACGCTCGCGTCGCAGGAGACCGAGCACTGGCTGGACCTGAGTCCACCCTGCAAGACGCAC GTTTGTCACGCCGAGCTCCAGTTATCCACCTGCTTCCAGCCGGTCAGCAGCCGAATCCAGCTCCAGATCCTCACCGCCCAGAAcctaccatcatcatcatcattcctCACACAGA GTTTCTTCGTGAAAGTCGAGATGTTCAGCGACGGACGCTTTACAATGAAAAGGAAGACGAAGCTGGCAAAGCCGTCCGGAGGGCAGGTGCAGTGGGCGGAGTCCGTGCTCCTGCCGGTCACCGGTCAGGATTACAACATCCAGCTGTCGGTCAAACTCTACAGCCGTGGATCTATACGCAGGAAGTACCTGCTCGGACAG GTCGTCCTGGGTTTCGACAGCTCGTCACCGGACGCCGTGAAGCAGTGGACCGACTCCATCACACACCCAGAGAGAGTGGTTACGGCATGGCACAGACTGAGCCACtcctga